Proteins encoded by one window of Pecten maximus chromosome 15, xPecMax1.1, whole genome shotgun sequence:
- the LOC117343121 gene encoding sepiapterin reductase-like, whose protein sequence is MEKRENIFLKKSFVAITGASRGLGRCITLQCAVKFHPNSVLVLMARNVEALKSVRTELKATTPNITVLVRQYDQGKTDEGYFNGIFDSLLTENKLSKDDFEQVMLVHNCATSGDKEKTALQLCDADRVRSYYDINLCGMILLNTSFFATFCDPSLSRVVVNITSLASQRPMPPLHLYCAGKAARDMFFRVLSAEEPSIRVLTYAPGPIDTDMMRDMEANVSSTSFRKMIKGLREDGKLLTPKETAADLIQVLEDNTFDNAEYLSNYV, encoded by the exons ATGGAGAAACGAGAGAACATTTTCCTCAAGAAGAGTTTTGTAGCCATTACCGGAGCCAGTAGAGGACTTGGTAGATGCATAACCCTGCAGTGTGCGGTCAAATTCCACCCAAATTCCGTCTTGGTATTGATGGCAAGGAATGTGGAGGCTTTGAAAAGCGTCAGGACGGAATTGAAAGCAACGACTCCCAATATTACGGTATTAGTTCGACAGTATGATCAAGGAAAAACCGACGAaggatattttaatggaatatttGATAGTCTGCTTACTGAAAACAAACTTTCAAAGGATGATTTTGAACAGGTAATGCTTGTTCATAACTGTGCTACAAGCGGTGACAAAGAAAAGACAGCGCTTCAGTTGTGTGACGCCGACCGCGTACGGTCTTACTATGACATAAATCTGTGCGGCATGATTCTACTCAACACGAGCTTCTTCGCAACATTTTGTGATCCGTCACTATCACGAGTCGTGGTCAATATAACGTCACTTGCTTCTCAGCGTCCAATGCCGCCTCTACACCTTTACTGCGCAG GAAAAGCTGCCCGTGATATGTTCTTCCGAGTCCTTTCTGCCGAAGAACCATCTATTCGGGTTCTGACATACGCCCCAGGTCCTATCGACACAGACATGATGCGAGACATGGAAGCAAATGTATCCTCAACATCATTTCGTAAAATGATCAAGG GCCTACGTGAGGACGGCAAGTTGCTTACACCAAAGGAAACTGCAGCCGACCTGATACAGGTACTGGAGGACAACACCTTTGATAACGCTGAATACTTGAGCAACTATGTCTAG